The Apium graveolens cultivar Ventura chromosome 3, ASM990537v1, whole genome shotgun sequence sequence AATCGGATTGCGTGATAAAATCAATTATTCATCATATTTTAAATTCTTTTATTTTTCACAAAAGTCCCCGAACCTGAGGCAAAAAATCATTATAACGGtttttttatttgattattttaacATGTATTCTTTTTTCTTGTGCAAGAACTTGAATGCACAATGAAGAAGATTAGTGTTTTTAAGCTATAAAAAGATATTGTAGGACTAAACTCGACTCACACCTTTTCTAATTCCATTTATCCCCTCTCATAATCCGATTGAATGAATTTAAGAGTAAGTTCAACAGTGTGCTAGtagtttttttataaatattataaaataataattctTAGTAAGTTAGAACATGTTTTTATATTTCAACTCCAACAATGATCTCTAAACCCATTcattattattattcttattattataataataaatttgaaaaagATATGAATAAAAAATGGAAGAAAGAGAAAGACTAAAGTGGAAGAAAAAGTGagaaatgaatattttattaataaaaatgaCATAAGGGATGACTAATTGTTCCTTAAAGATAATGTATTAGTGATTTAAGGAACTACTAGGATACTGTTGGAGTGCAAATTTAAGCCAAGTTTTTTATATTTGAACTTAAGAGTCCATttaagagcaagtccaacagtCTCTTAGTCTCTTTATAGGttccttataaatattataaaatattaactcttagtgatttaagacatgattttgaatttGAAGTCCAACAATGATCcttattttcatttattattattataataataataaatttgaatgAGATATGAAAGGAATAGagagaaaagaaataaaaagaacagagagaaattatTCTTTtattgatgaaaatgaaataatGGATGACTTATGGTTTCTTAACGATAAGGCATGAGAGAGGTGTCTTACTGTTGGAGTGCATATTTCTTATATTTGAACTTAAGAACATGTTTAAGGGAGCTGTTGGACTTATTCTAAGGAAGTTGTTGGACTTGGTCTAACAAGATTACAAAATAAAGAGAGAAGTAAAATTCAAGTAATATAAAAAAGTACAATCCACGACAAGAGGCCCATGAAAATAAAGGAAGCCCAACCCATAAAACAATATATACACCCAACAACAAAAAAGTAAATGGACCGAGCAGCCCAATAAACCCTAAGCCCTGACTCTCTAGTTAGGGTTTATATACTCGGCCGGGATTCGTTTTTCTCCTCTGTTGAGCTGCCTCTCTTATAATTTCGTAGAAATAACTACTAATTCGCCATGAGGTACTCTATTTTACTTTTCAATTTTGTTTTAAATGTACCGTTTGTGATTTTTGGTAACCTGTTAGTCCACTATTTCTTTAATTGTATAGATCTGTGTATATGTGCTGTTTTTTTTTTAATGTTGTTGCTGATTAATTATTGTATAGTCTTAATAAATTTGATTAATTGTGTTATATGTACtgtaaaaaattataaaatagttGTGCTACATTGTTTTAATTTCttaaattaatcatgtttatcTGCAAAAATTATACATGATATTGAATGCTATTTTGATTTgcattttctaaaatttttgatTGTACGTGCTCATTCGTATCTTtgattaaattttttaaaactgttgaatggatttgaattaaaatagttgttgatagttGCACTATATCGTTTGATGTAAGCTGATAATATATCTAGTTTGATGGACTATATATAATGTTTATTTCGGGTTAATATTGAATTAGTTATTTTGTAGATTTTTGCGTTAATATTAGATATTTAAATTTTGTAAGATGTTTATATTGTTATGATGCAGTAAGCTACAGAGTGAGCCTCTTAGAGAAGCAATTACACAGATTACTACCGATTCAAAAGAAAAGAGTCGCAAGTTCACCGAAACCATTGAACTTCAAATTGGACTTAAGAACTATGATCCCCAGAAAGACAAGCGTTTCAGTGGTTCGGTTAGATTGCCTCACATTTCCAGGCCTAAGATGAAGGTTTGCATGCTTGGTGATGCTCAACATGTGGGAGAGGTATGCATTTTATATTTTGTGTGCTTTAAATGCATTGAAATGTTCATTGGCTATAGCCTAAATGTCTTGCTAATAAGCTGTGGTGGGTTCAACACTTCAAGCCTTGTCTTGGGCATGTGTGCACAACATGATAGCACGAGTAGTTCAATATCTAGTTTATCTTCTACCGATTCTTCTGCAAACAATTAACTAAACAACACGCACTGCTTGCTTAATGTCATTTTTATCGTATCAACATTTCTGTTTTTCGACTTGTATTACAGTACATATGCTATGGAGTTCCATTCATGTTATTATCATTTGATTAGATGTTGGCATCAGTATTCTTGTATGTTTAAAAAATCTATCTGTTGGGAATAATCATGAATATTTAGTTTGTAAAACAATTTAACAAGTTCAATCTATAAATTTACCACAGGCTGAGAAGATTGGTTTAGAGTATATGGATGTTGAGGGCTTGAAGAAattaaacaagaacaagaaatTGGTGAAGAAGCTTGCCAAAAAGTACCATGCTTTCTTAGCATCTGAAGCTGTTATCAAACAAATTCCACGTCTTTTGGGCCCTGGTCTCAACAAGGCAGGCAAGAATAACAGTTTGATAATGTGACAGTACTTCTTTTTACTTTGTATCTTGTAAGAAAGCTTAGGTGctcaattaatttttttttggTGTTACTAGTTGGAGTTTATGTTGTTGTTCTAGTCGTACTTGATTAGCAGCACTCTAATGAGATTGCAGAGCCTAGAAATTGTGGTGCTTTTCTTTGAGATCTATCTACATCATTATAGGATATGGTCATGATACTGTTGTATTATTATCTTGGTTGCAGGAAAATTTCCTACACTGGTGTCCCATCAGGAATCATTGGAGTCAAAAGTCAATGAGACAAAAGCAACAGTGAAGTTTCAACTTAAGAAGGTTCTCTGTATGGGAGTTGCTGTTGGCAACTGCAGTATGGAGGAGAAGCAGATATTCCAAAATGTTCAAATGAGTGTTAACTTTCTGGTTTCTTTGCTGAAGAAGAATTGGCAGAACGTAAGTATTCTGAAGAATATATCTTGCATGTAAATAATTTTCATGTCTGATCTGGTGGACATATTTTAACTCAGAGATTTTCATGATAGCCATTAGCCGGGCGTCTTGTAAGCTCCTTAAGATTGTTGGGTGCATGGAATTCATTTTAGTTGAGATGAATTGAGTTATCATTTCAAACTCTCATCATACAATTGAACCTGATTTGAATTCATTTTTTTTGGATATCCAGACGTGTCATATATAGCAAATCTAGGATTCGGACGAATAGGGCGTAAAGAAATTAGATCGAAGTAGAGTAAATTAGTTTTATAATATTCTGAAAATGCCCAACGTCTTATTTGGCTCACAGTGCATGCCCTTTTCTTTTACCTTGCCACACTGAGATTTAGAAGTGTAATAGCTCTCTATATTGGTTATGGTCTTGCTAATCATGTGCCCTTTTGCAACAGGTGAGGTGCTTGTACCTGAAGACGACCATGGGGAAGCCAGTCCGAATTTTTTGAGAAATTAGGTTTTTATTTTTTAAAGTGTTATAGCTATCCATTGACTTTATACTGTTTTCTATTTCAATGCTTCACATCTTGTTCTCTGCGTTATGGATGTTTTCATCAAACAATTTTGAGCTTTTAATCCATTTGGACTTCATTTTGTTAAAAGTACATCTATTACATTCCATTTTCCATTTGATGCTTCAAAAGAGTGTTAGCAAGTTGTCAAGCTTTCTTTCTCTAGCCAATTTGACTTTACACTTGTCTAAGTGGTGTCCTGAAGAACTCTTTTGTTAAAGAGATTCAAATGGTTCTCTTATAGCACTTCAATAAAGATTTCAATAGTTTTTCGTCAAAAAAGAGAAAGATTTCAATAGTTTTACAAGGTAGATTTTAACTGTAAAAACATTGCTATTACATGTAAATTTCAACAGAAAGACATGGCAGCTCATGTGAATAAACATGTCAATAATGATGAATACTTATATTTAATTTATGTAcattaaaaaatataaatgatAGCCTAATAATTGCGGGCGGAGTGACTGTTATTCCAAGATGAATTACATACATCAACATGACTAGAAGATTTGATGATAAGGATTTGTCTTTAGAATTTAGTATAAAATTTATTAAGGTCTTATATAATTTTgaataaatgatttaaaaaattattattttgtcCCCGGTGTTTTACTGTTTTGTGATATcaattaataaatttttaaaatgtaaGCTCTATTCTTAATTTGTAGAACAACTTTTTACTTATGGAAAAAAGCCTGACGTATATTTATGTAATTAGTATAGGAAAATAAAATTTTCGGGGCTCTTTTAATTTCCAAAACAAAAAGATTCTGAAAAGATTGAATTATCCCCACTTTAATTTTTCCTAAAGCGTGGCCGTTTTGTTTTTTCACCTTTTTTTGTCAGAGAACTTAAAACACATATCTGAATTTAGAAATTCCCTTAATTAAGGCCATCTCCAACAATTGTTatccaaaaatccaaatttgaatCATCAACTGATCTTTCTGACCAACTTTAACAGTGTATCCAAATTTTTGATCAAAattactttatatatataataatatataaatatcatattaagcaattttatcttaaatttatcgTTTAATCATTATCAACAATTTATAtaacatttcataaattaattaaatcaaaaaaaaattaatacacataaaaatattaaaattgtgcacTTAATTCACGAAAAACACATTTATTGTAACAATTAACATACAAAATATCATTGATACACACTAATTTTCCGAATTAGTATATTTTTCCCACAAATGTTTAATTAATGCATCTCTAAGTGCAATATGTGcctttttattttttatttttttatggcGGTTCAGGAATGCTTctcattattttaaattttattttaaaaataaattttgttaactattaattatattctgttattttatataattaaaaaaatcaaaaatcaatttaaaattttataaactacaaataacaaaaccattattttatattaaatcaagtgaTTTAAATTTGGATTAGTGAAAATCACTGAtcactgatccaaatttggatcatcATTTGGATCATTGTTGAAATGAAATTTAGGGTAATATGCCCCAAATTTGGATACTTGGATCATTGTTGGATTTGCCCTacatactttattttatttttatttttaaaatctcaCACTCTTGTTTTAAAAATAGTTTGTATTTTACTTTAATAAAATTGAATTGGTTAAATTTTGACTGAACATCTTAAATttgtattttttcttataattttagtattaataatctaaaaaaataaaattgaatgaCAAGTACATTTACTATATTATCCAGTTTATTACATTTCACCATTTTAGTGAAAAAGACCTagtaattaaaaaaataatttagaaaGGTAGAGATCCTTCTATACATACATACACGTATACAATTATGAGGGTTTAGAAATTGGATCTTATGAAGCTTATGCAGTGGAAGAAGCAAAACAATCGCGAAGGGTGCAGCATTCATTTCTGTTAATCAGGTAAAATCTGTGGTTCTTTTAATTTTTATAGATTGTGAATTGTACTGGTTGGTTTGCAATTGTTACTATTGTACAAGTTGAATTAATTTGTAGGATTGCTTCGACTTTGTGTGTTTTTTTTGTATCAATCTTGGGAAATGATGAGAAAGATGCTGCATAGATAGCTTTATTTACACTTTTGTTGAATAGGTTTTTTGTTAATTAGGTTACTCAGAAATATTTAACCCAAGTGGAATTTGTCCATCAGCCCATGTAGCAATACATTCACTAAACTCGAATGTGTCTGTAGTAGGCTGCGGCGTTATGTAGAACCAATTGCAAGTACGAACATCCATGTGACATTCTACACCGGTGAACTATATATTGCTGATAATCATCTTGCCTAATCGGCACAATCTTTGAATATATCATTAAGTTTGCTACAAACGTTGGATACTAACTGTGAAGAACTAGAATAATGAGCCAAAGTGGTTCTGCAGACGAATGTCCACTAACAAGACTTACGCCACCCTGCCACATTTCTCTTTCAAATATGTGCAGGAGCGCGTTCTTGTTTCTTGGTGAGATGAAttactaaaaaaattaaaatttcacgCACAAAATTGCCTCCACCGAGTGTTGAATTTGAACCCCCGACCTTTGGGTATCAAGGAGTGCATTCTTGATTTTTTAGAGTGCTTGATTTTTTAGCCTTGATCATGTTTGTGATGTCAAAATCAAAGCTTTGCTTAAATCCAAGATCGCAATATTTTGGTGCTTTATATTAGGCGAGGACCTCTGGACCTGTCTAGTGGCTTCTCTCTACCACTTACAGTGGTTTTGGTTGATTAAGATTTCCAATTGTCTTCTTTATTTAGTAGTATATATGAAACACCGCCCACTACACTGTTTGATACATGTTAATCTTATATGTTCATATATCATTTTAATGATTAATTGATAATGGCATATAAAGTTGCATATTTGGTTCTTGTAGAGACTTCAATGCATAATTTGAACGTTAACAACTAATATTTGACATTATACAATATTAGGTGTGTATTTAGGTTTTTGGTTATCTTTATCGTTACTTTTGTTTGGAAGATCTACTGAGATCTACTGTCCATCTCTCTATGCTCATTTCTCTTCCCTCTCCACTCAGTCAAATCTAAAAGGGATTTTGCTTTCAGGTGTTTAACACATTTTGTCATATTTTAATACAAAAGATGCAGAGCATTAGTTGCtctgatgaagaaaagaagtTTCAAGTTCGAAAACTTGAGATATCTGACAAAAGTAAGGGCTTCATAGAGTTACTGCAGCAACTTACTGTATGTGATTCTGTCTCTGACGAAGAGTTCCGAAGCCGCTTTGAAGAGATCAGCTCATATGGCGATAACCATGTTATATGTGTAATTGAAGATGGAAGTTCTCAAAAGATTATAGCAACTGGAAGTGTGTTTATTGAAAGAAAATTTATAAGGAATTGTAGCAAAGTTGGTCATATAGAAGATGTTGTGGTCGACTCAAACGCTCGTGGGATGCAATTAGGAAAGAAAATTGTTGAGTACCTCACTGATCATGCTCGTTCTGTGGGGTGTTACAAGGTGATCCTTGACTGCAGTGCTAAGAACAGGGCTTTCTATGAGAAGTGTGGTTTTGAGCAAAAAGAATTTGAGATGGCAAAGTATTTTATATGAATAATTCACATCATCTGAATCAATTTACATTGTAAAGACATTGACTGCTGGTCGAGTATGTAATTTTTGTTATATTTAGAAATTACAATATAACAAATTATTATCTTAATGGTACTTTGGCCTAATATGTAGTTGGCATAAACTGCAATGTGATGATATGCATGAATTTAAGATATAAGCAATGTCCTTTAATTGCTGAATCCATAATAGATCTGGGTGGTACCTGTCCATGAATTTTTTATTTGTACCCTTGCAGCTACTTGTAGTTTGTAATCTCCAAGTTCTTGCAAGAGTAAACTTTATAACAATATGAATGGTATATATTGTTAAGAATCATAAACTCCCCTGCCTTTGAAATAAAAGCAATCTTTAAGTTGTTCAAGAAATcaattttttttgtttcttttttatGTTATGATACCGTGTGATATGATAGTCACGTTTGCGTTGTCATCTTATTGAGTATCAGTAATACACTTGAATAGTACCAACATTAAAGGGGTcgattttttctaaaattaaaaagaCATGACTTAACTACGTGAATTAACTATCGGAAATAATAAACCCTCTTCCTTTTAAAAAACATAATAATAAACTCTCTTATATATTCTATTTTAAACAGCATTTTATTAAATCTTATTGTCCCAGCCCAACAATGAGGGTAAAAATACTAGTTGAAGGGGGCTATGAAACACCAGTATTACCATGATATCTTTACGTAGACCTCAAATTCACTATGAACGTTCTTAGAAAATAATCAGCACTTACACCCTGTTAAACCTGAAATTTAAATGTTTGCCAAGAAACATAACCAATAGTGAAACTTACAAGCGACTCTACTGCAAAATAATTACTCATACAAAATCATGATATAACAAGTGCATGATAGCATTATAGACCCTCTTCCCAGTGGTCAGTTGATTTATATGAATTTAGAATGTAGGTAGTACATTCATCTCTGTCATCATTAGATAATATCAATTTCTGTAATGGAACACTGTAAAGATCACATAACCTTAGTCAGATTTCCGTATCTCTCCGAATTTCTTATCCCATTCTCTCTCTTCGTAATCTTGCTCAATTAAGTCCCTTTCAGTGCTATACACAATCCTATCTTGACTGATGAATGTTTTGTTGGCCATGTCTCTAGCGCTCAGGAGCTGAATACGATCAGAAAATATGTTAATAATGGTTTGTGAATATCTTGATTACCAAGATTAGGTACAAAGTAAAGAAAATTCAATGCTAATATATTCACAGCATAAGCTGTGAAAGCACAGGCTCTATCACCGAGCTTGCTGTGGGGTTAGATCAGAGAGCTTTGGCTGTACGTACAGTTGCTACACAGGTCTATGAATTATCTTAGTATGATTATCATCAGTGATCGGTCAGTGACTCGGTGTCAAGCGAAATTTACAAGCAAGATGTAATTTTTATATGCAGCTATAAAGAAAATGGAAAACCCCAAAAAGTAGCCCCGTTTTGGGATATATTCGATAACCATTCCCACAATTTCGAGAATATTCATGAGGCTAAATCAGTGTAGTTGGAGGCTGACCCTATTTAGGTAGAGTCCACATACTAggtgtaatatcccgtaatttttttagaattcgattaataaaagaataattgaataaaaaagattaaaattagataaggactaggatttaaaattgggttagaatattgggcctaaaatttggatcagattctaatatggataacttgtaggttaagaaatagagttttatatcgttataaatagatcctattcgtcttcctcgtttttaatataaaaattcgtagggctcttctcagcataaatcagttgttttgtaaaattcgtagaaaattcatcgtaagtcagaattcagtgattctagacttttcggagaggtcttttccttatcttcaactttcgtgttttgtatttttcaagataacatcgtttagagggtcaa is a genomic window containing:
- the LOC141711850 gene encoding large ribosomal subunit protein uL1; translation: MSKLQSEPLREAITQITTDSKEKSRKFTETIELQIGLKNYDPQKDKRFSGSVRLPHISRPKMKVCMLGDAQHVGEAEKIGLEYMDVEGLKKLNKNKKLVKKLAKKYHAFLASEAVIKQIPRLLGPGLNKAGKFPTLVSHQESLESKVNETKATVKFQLKKVLCMGVAVGNCSMEEKQIFQNVQMSVNFLVSLLKKNWQNVRCLYLKTTMGKPVRIF
- the LOC141710610 gene encoding glucosamine 6-phosphate N-acetyltransferase; protein product: MQSISCSDEEKKFQVRKLEISDKSKGFIELLQQLTVCDSVSDEEFRSRFEEISSYGDNHVICVIEDGSSQKIIATGSVFIERKFIRNCSKVGHIEDVVVDSNARGMQLGKKIVEYLTDHARSVGCYKVILDCSAKNRAFYEKCGFEQKEFEMAKYFI